From Medicago truncatula cultivar Jemalong A17 chromosome 7, MtrunA17r5.0-ANR, whole genome shotgun sequence, a single genomic window includes:
- the LOC25499267 gene encoding legumin A, translated as MSNAQHPTCFNVSIHHHSHFPYKLPVLIEVLLITNNSPPISVIMAKLLALSLSLCFLLFSGCFAIREHQPHQKQQPQQNECQLEQLNALEPDNRIESEGGIIETWNPNNRQFRCAGVALSRCTLQRNSLRRPFYSNAPQEIFIQQGSGYFGMVFPGCPETFEEPQESEQRESRRIRESVQGESRRIRESEQGEGRRFRDSHQKVNRFREGDLIAVPTGTVFWMYNDQDTPVIAVSLIDTGSFQNQLDEMPRRFYLAGNQEQEFLQYQQQQVRGRGEQRRGREQQENEGGNIFSGFKRDFLEDALNVNRHIVDRLQGRNEDEEKGAIVKVRGGLSFVTPPERQSRHQGGSIIEEDEDEEDEWRRPHHQKSRRGEEEERPCRRGQKCERSNGLEETICTARLRQNIGSSSSPDIYNPEAGRIKTVTSFDLPALRWLRLSAEHGTLHRNAMFVPHYNLNANSAIYALRGRARLQVVNCNGNTVFDGELEAGRVLIVPQNFAVAAKSMSDRFQYVSFKTNDNAAIARLAGTQSTLSGVPMDVLAATYNMDRNEARQLKNNNLYKFLVPPRESERRAAA; from the exons ATGTCTAATGCTCAGCACCCCACCTGCTTTAACGTGTCCATTCATCACCATTCTCACTTCCCTTATAAATTACCAGTTCTCATTGAGGTTCTCCTCATCACAAACAACAGTCCTCCAATATCTGTCATCATGGCTAAGCTTCTTGCACTCTCTCTTTCACtttgttttctacttttcaGTGGCTGTTTTGCTATTAGAGAGCATCAGCCTCATCAAAAGCAGCAGCCTCAACAAAATGAGTGTCAGCTAGAGCAGCTGAATGCACTCGAACCTGATAACCGCATAGAGTCTGAAGGTGGCATTATTGAGACTTGGAATCCAAACAACAGGCAATTCAGATGTGCTGGTGTGGCCCTCTCTCGTTGTACCCTTCAACGCAATTCTCTCCGCAGACCATTCTACTCCAATGCTCCTCAAGAAATTTTCATCCAACAAG GTAGTGGATATTTTGGCATGGTATTCCCGGGTTGTCCTGAGACCTTTGAGGAGCCACAGGAATCTGAACAAAGAGAGAGTCGCAGGATCAGGGAATCTGTACAAGGAGAGAGTCGCAGGATCAGGGAATCTGAACAAGGAGAAGGACGCAGGTTCAGAGACAGTCACCAAAAGGTTAACCGCTTCAGAGAGGGTGATCTCATTGCAGTTCCTACCGGTACTGTATTTTGGATGTACAATGACCAGGACACTCCAGTCATTGCCGTTTCTCTTATTGACACTGGCAGCTTCCAAAATCAACTTGATGAGATGCCTAGG AGATTCTATCTTGCTGGGAACCAAGAGCAAGAGTTTTTACAATATCAGCAACAACAAGTGAGAGGAAGGGGAGAACAAAGGAGAGGAAGGGAACAACAAGAAAATGAAGGAGGCAACATTTTCAGTGGCTTCAAGAGGGATTTCTTGGAAGATGCATTGAACGTGAATAGGCATATAGTTGACAGACTTCAAGGCAGGAATGAAGATGAGGAGAAGGGAGCCATTGTCAAAGTGAGAGGTGGCCTCAGCTTTGTTACCCCACCAGAGAGGCAATCACGTCACCAAGGAGGCAGCATAAtagaggaagatgaagatgaagaggacGAGTGGAGGAGGCCACATCATCAGAAAAGCAGAAGAGGGGAAGAGGAAGAGCGCCCCTGCCGCCGAGGCCAAAAATGTGAAAGAAGCAACGGTCTTGAGGAAACAATTTGCACCGCTAGACTTCGCCAGAACATTGGCTCATCTTCATCACCTGACATCTACAACCCTGAAGCTGGTAGAATCAAAACTGTCACCAGCTTTGACCTCCCAGCTCTAAGGTGGCTCAGACTCAGTGCTGAACATGGAACTCTCCACAGG AATGCTATGTTCGTGCCACACTACAATCTGAATGCAAACAGCGCAATATACGCATTGAGGGGACGTGCACGGTTACAAGTAGTGAACTGCAATGGCAACACTGTGTTTGATGGCGAACTTGAAGCCGGTCGCGTGTTGATAGTACCACAAAATTTTGCTGTAGCTGCAAAATCAATGAGCGACAGGTTCCAGTATGTGTCATTCAAGACCAATGATAATGCTGCCATTGCTAGGCTTGCAGGGACACAATCCACTCTAAGTGGTGTGCCAATGGATGTGCTTGCAGCTACATACAACATGGACAGGAATGAGGCAAGGCAGCTCAAGAACAACAATCTCTATAAATTTCTAGTTCCACCCCGTGAGTCCGAACGCAGAGCTGCAGCTTAA